The following coding sequences are from one Lasioglossum baleicum chromosome 18, iyLasBale1, whole genome shotgun sequence window:
- the LOC143218212 gene encoding uncharacterized protein LOC143218212 isoform X4, translating into MTTETHTVAMTDPQLSNNNNNNNNDGEPKYLHKKFKKMATTEVAPKLEPKKDAADNDGSTQALKKKDSTKESLKEPIKVETSPEPADGEPTESRKSGYVCPYCRLSCAKPSVLQKHIRAHTNERPYPCVPCGFAFKTKSNLYKHCRSRAHALKMEGGDASKVSEDSDISLSDSASNGTGTPPPPPSSTPTTTVTNIKTIRTGKIYKPKFHTALQCVNNDAETSSLSSTSSSNSSSSTNAKPNPEQVQEHIDKIITDNQAIVEAVDPRLHKLMQRQQSLVDQPLNLSSVEESSRKRCYSESFVKEGKECSDSSLIKDLLLKNSNQDGFDGENYLCPSCNISYSSIDNLETHRRYYCKGSSPLKECQLDEKSDFESKSSDYYNTLQPLPSPGPLLGNTRLVDAYAPPAKKQRSESVPTTLRSLEELSKYPRPNSLQMFGGEVRILDNTGETKTMRIEPRQTNSPTSEHIVSSKCVTSETASIVVRSGLHSGGTMVHKPPSTPTSAPSAMSLASTPQMLAPIIPNISAPSIAPSMSCYSYLEPHLNPLTSITAYNPLTLPQAGISSILHAGKVIPYVPGMPGPHTLAPAIDISSSIATGNPGYKVIPGLPGLHMLPQPLDLASPVKMQTPSVPGIPGPMGQPLDLASPAKEAKLGCKASGGDQQTSKTGFMSPKVPSKVDLTSDKYRRASGDVVKMELDRHIKNSAAIKFKESPKREFYDRSPKADGKVYYTNGVDAAAPNSYSKLRYSPRELESRKRISTWNEPENSKTTPPPQTTPQASPLENGRLKVNFNDSKTKTIDNYNTLNGAEVKPDSVAPMVILNVDTSKTEGSGREAKDKPEAKSPKNGDATTEEISSNKFLRPTSLPLKPGTFTPKKHHGITPTANTLPLISPETPRPKKSYGQLYLNGHAYTYLGLKCSTRVFYCTLNRPQPMYVTQQHGLSMYSNWKICKEAPPDVDMAQYDSRHRPPNYTAAWKKQEDILTHSSQRPTTPTNQDSGSDGDSQEKTKRVKIFDGGFESNEDYTYVRGRGRGRYVCEECGIRCKKPSMLKKHIRTHTDVRPYTCKHCTFSFKTKGNLTKHMKSKAHYKKCVELGVVPVPTTVCEDNIDKEAIARLAAGGNTEESSEEEEETDGEESEESGSEEQEAAQSLLSLSQRNANRLPGLLPSGRPTTYPYILTFPTTSTSTTVSVTVSTTALSGPSVSSQGTTVVRNELPYRYYFPSSRAAEESRTTVIQSSKKEDNEEVEEVDPDSRNSLTQPMDLTTKPALQPLPSPIPQRANPADILTPVSEPVLLQTIVQTMERLPIQGREWKQDAEGHMLQAYLTERHVMDSKIKQQYRVGSTKIEKQPRDFFRQLSPKSKAVESSNVLTVTYTDPSKMQQTIMDSRVKIVKHVDDVKMEIREKIYQNKEQGSIELMNTASSKPGGEYVIPVINSCERLGECTNRSSPKSFGLEANNRLLPLPHMNNETDRSSVLKTINVNQEIRSVGHEVRTPSSDLRMQSQSPRNLDMRPPSRELRLQDYRGQLQELRPPSQDYKLCRQELRSPNREFKPLNQEITPLGTPLATIDSRQDNRPPSRDMILLSDYRHPQAQESRVSFETMPLAIHEVPKLQEVSRANVDMRNMERVELKHNEMTKQSIADSIKHTVARKMVVGGPGFRSPSPTAGNSKPQAEFLQPSSGPASNYVSYSVTEDGRSVCGICNKVFSKPSQLRLHINIHYFERPFRCESCAVSFRTKGHLTKHERSVSHHNKVSMTSTFGAATTSNPRPFKCTDCKIAFRIHGHLAKHLRSKMHIMKLECLGKLPFGTYAEMERSGVNLNDIDTTDCDNSLTSLQMLAQRLCEKDPSKIGQWDSEALPSQAISGGETSSDEGEPIPQHAMHPCPAKATTDADMSRPYHVPIANEDPKSDVHLGNPQFTQLGCEYNAKERPMEPVFPMEDTRLDENAQPFKCQICTVSMRSMNEFQVHCFVEHNIESDSSTNIHRDKCTEKENTQQEPTGKEDHSRQKTDDT; encoded by the exons ATGACGACAG AGACTCACACTGTGGCGATGACAGATCCGCAGTTGTcgaacaataacaacaacaacaacaacgatggCGAGCCGAAGTACCTGCACAAGAAGTTCAAGAAGATGGCGACGACTGAGGTCGCGCCGAAGCTGGAGCCAAAGAAGGACGCGGCCGACAACGACGGTTCTACACAGGCGCTCAAGAAGAAGGACTCTACGAAGGAGTCGCTCAAGGAGCCGATCAAGGTCGAGACCTCCCCGGAACCAGCAGACGGAGAGCCGACGGAGTCGAGGAAGAGCGGCTACGTGTGTCCTTATTGCAGGCTCTCGTGCGCCAAGCCGAGTGTTCTGCAGAAACATATCAGGGCACACACGAATGAGAGACCGTACCCCTGCGTGCCCTGCGGCTTCGCTTTCAAAACGAAGTCGAACCTCTACAAACACTGCAGGTCCAGGGCTCACGCCTTGAAGATGGAGGGTGGCGATGCCAGCAAG GTCTCGGAAGACTCGGACATCAGCCTGTCCGACAGCGCAAGTAACGGCACAGGCACACCCCCACCGCCGCCTTCATCAACACCAACGACCACCGTAACCAACATAAAGACAATCCGCACCGGGAAAATCTACAAGCCGAAATTCCATACCGCGCTGCAATGCGTGAACAACGACGCCGAAACGTCTTCCCTATCTTCCACCTCTTCCAGTAACAGTTCTTCCTCCACCAACGCGAAACCCAATCCTGAACAGGTACAGGAGCACATCGATAAGATCATCACCGACAACCAGGCGATCGTTGAAGCGGTGGATCCGAGGCTGCACAAGCTGATGCAGAGGCAGCAAAGCCTCGTCGACCAGCCATTGAACCTATCCTCTGTCGAAGAATCTTCCAGGAAACGCTGTTACAGCGAAAGCTTCGTCAAGGAGGGCAAAGAGTGTTCCGACAGTTCGTTGATAAAAGATCTTTTGTTGAAAAACTCGAATCAAGACGGATTCGACGGTGAAAACTATCTTTGCCCGTCATGCAATATCTCTTACTCGAGCATCGACAACCTGGAGACTCACCGCAGGTACTATTGTAAAGGTAGCAGTCCTCTGAAAGAGTGCCAACTGGACGAGAAGTCCGATTTCGAATCAAAGTCTTCCGACTACTACAACACCCTGCAGCCTTTACCCTCGCCAGGGCCGTTGTTAGGGAATACTAGGCTAGTCGACGCCTACGCACCACCTGCGAAAAAGCAGAGATCAGAGTCAGTACCCACAACCCTACGATCCTTGGAGGAACTCAGTAAATACCCTAGACCGAATTCACTGCAGATGTTCGGCGGAGAGGTCCGGATTCTGGATAACACTGGGGAAACAAAGACAATGAGGATTGAGCCCAGACAGACCAACTCGCCGACCAGCGAGCACATAGTTAGCAGCAAGTGCGTCACCTCGGAAACAGCCTCGATTGTAGTCAGGTCAGGACTCCATTCCGGTGGAACCATGGTGCACAAACCTCCGAGCACGCCCACGAGTGCACCCAGCGCCATGTCGTTGGCTAGCACGCCGCAGATGCTGGCGCCGATCATACCGAACATATCAGCCCCCAGCATAGCGCCCAGCATGTCCTGTTACAGCTACCTGGAGCCGCATCTCAATCCTTTGACCAGTATCACTGCCTACAACCCGTTGACCCTGCCGCAGGCTGGCATCTCCAGCATCTTGCACGCCGGTAAAGTGATCCCTTACGTGCCCGGCATGCCCGGCCCGCACACCCTCGCCCCTGCCATAGACATATCCTCAAGCATCGCTACAGGGAACCCAGGGTACAAGGTGATCCCAGGTCTACCTGGTCTCCACATGCTCCCGCAGCCTCTGGACCTGGCCAGTCCAGTCAAAATGCAGACGCCCAGCGTTCCTGGGATTCCTGGTCCCATGGGACAGCCTCTGGACCTGGCCAGTCCGGCTAAAGAAGCAAAACTGGGATGCAAAGCGTCTGGAGGTGATCAGCAAACCTCGAAGACCGGGTTCATGAGCCCGAAAGTTCCTAGCAAGGTCGATCTCACGTCAGATAAGTATAGGAGGGCTTCGGGAGACGTGGTGAAGATGGAGCTCGACCGTCATATCAAGAATAGCGCGGCGATCAAGTTCAAGGAGAGTCCTAAGAGAGAGTTCTACGACAGAAGTCCCAAGGCTGATGGGAAGGTGTATTATACGAACGGAGTCGATGCTGCTGCCCCAAATTCGTATAGTAAGTTAAGATACTCGCCTAGGGAGTTGGAGAGCAGAAAGAGGATTTCGACGTGGAACGAGCCAGAAAACAGCAAGACCACGCCCCCTCCACAGACCACGCCTCAGGCTTCACCTCTCGAGAATGGTCGCCTCAAGGTAAACTTTAATGATAGCAAAACGAAAACTATAGACAACTATAATACGCTGAATGGAGCAGAGGTGAAGCCTGACTCTGTAGCGCCCATGGTGATCCTGAACGTGGACACCTCGAAGACAGAAGGGTCGGGAAGGGAAGCGAAAGACAAGCCTGAAGCGAAGTCTCCAAAAAATGGGGATGCTACGACAGAGGAGATTAGTTCGAATAAGTTTTTGAGGCCCACATCGTTACCCCTGAAGCCAGGTACTTTTACACCTAAGAAACACCATGGCATCACCCCCACAGCGAACACGTTGCCTCTCATCAGCCCCGAAACTCCCAGACCCAAGAAGTCCTACGGACAGCTTTATTTGAACGGACATGCTTATACATATCTAGGCTTGAAGTGCTCGACCAGGGTGTTTTATTGTACGCTAAATAGGCCACAGCCTATGTATGTCACCCAGCAGCACGGTTTGTCTATGTACTCTAACTGGAAAATATGTAAGGAGGCGCCACCCGATGTCGATATGGCGCAATATGACTCCAGGCACCGGCCCCCTAATTATACAGCCGCCTGGAAGAAGCAGGAGGATATTTTGACCCATTCTTCGCAAAGACCTACTACACCAACGAATCAGGATAGTGGGTCGGATGGTGATTCGCAAGAGAAAACGAAGCGGGTGAAGATATTTGATGGAGGATTCGAGAGCAATGAGGATTATACTTATGTCAGGGGCAGAG GTCGAGGTCGGTACGTTTGTGAGGAATGCGGCATCCGTTGCAAGAAGCCTTCCATGTTGAAGAAACATATCAGAACGCACACGGACGTGCGGCCGTACACGTGCAAGCATTGCACTTTTAG TTTCAAAACCAAAGGCAACTTGACCAAACACATGAAGTCCAAGGCCCACTATAAGAAGTGCGTGGAGCTGGGCGTTGTTCCAGTTCCAACAACAGTTTGCGAGGACAATATTGACAAGGAAGCTATCGCTAGACTAGCAGCGGGTGGCAACACCGAAGAGTCctcggaagaagaagaagaaaccgacGGAGAAGAAAGTGAAGAATCTGGCAGCGAGGAACAGGAGGCTGCTCAGAGTCTGTTGAGTCTCTCCCAGAGAAACGCGAACAGACTGCCAGGCCTCTTGCCTTCGGGCAGACCGACGACCTACCCATACATCTTAACTTTCCCAACGACCTCTACATCCACTACCGTATCAGTCACAGTTAGCACCACTGCTCTCAGCGGACCGAGTGTCAGTAGCCAGGGAACCACTGTCGTCCGGAACGAGCTTCCATATCGTTATTATTTCCCCTCGAGCAGGGCTGCTGAGGAGTCCAGGACCACCGTAATTCAATCATCGAAAAAGGAGGACAATGAGGAAGTGGAGGAGGTGGACCCTGATTCGAGGAACAGTTTGACCCAGCCTATGGATCTCACCACAAAACCAGCTCTGCAACCTCTACCGTCGCCTATTCCTCAAAGAGCTAATCCAGCGGACATTTTGACCCCAGTTTCCGAACCCGTTTTACTGCAGACCATAGTTCAAACCATGGAGAGGCTGCCCATACAGGGAAGAGAGTGGAAACAGGACGCAGAGGGCCACATGTTGCAAGCCTACCTGACAGAGCGACATGTGATGGACAGTAAAATCAAGCAGCAATACCGGGTTGGCAGCACGAAAATCGAAAAGCAGCCTAGAGATTTCTTCAGACAACTGTCGCCGAAGTCGAAAGCCGTGGAGTCCAGCAATGTCCTCACTGTGACCTACACTGACCCTAGCAAGATGCAGCAGACGATTATGGACTCCAGAGTGAAAATAGTGAAGCACGTGGACGACGTCAAGATGGAGATCAGGGAGAAGATTTACCAGAACAAGGAACAAGGGAGTATCGAACTGATGAATACTGCTAGCTCGAAGCCTGGTGGAGAATATGTCATACCTGTGATTAACAGTTGCGAAAGGTTAGGCGAGTGCACTAACAGGAGCTCGCCTAAGTCCTTTGGCTTGGAGGCTAATAACAGATTGCTGCCACTTCCTCATATGAACAACGAAACGGATAGAAGTTCTGTCCTAAAGACGATAAATGTTAATCAGGAGATCAGATCAGTTGGTCACGAGGTCAGAACACCGTCTTCGGATTTGAGGATGCAGAGTCAGAGTCCTAGGAACCTAGACATGAGGCCTCCAAGCAGAGAATTAAGGTTGCAGGACTACAGAGGTCAGTTGCAGGAGTTGAGACCTCCGAGTCAAGACTACAAGCTGTGCAGACAAGAGTTAAGATCTCCTAATCGAGAGTTCAAGCCCTTGAATCAGGAGATCACTCCGTTAGGGACACCGTTGGCTACCATAGACTCGAGACAGGATAACAGGCCTCCTAGTAGAGATATGATTTTATTGTCGGATTATAGACACCCTCAGGCCCAAGAGTCCAGGGTCAGCTTCGAAACCATGCCTCTGGCTATACACGAAGTACCTAAATTGCAAGAAGTCTCTAGGGCTAATGTTGATATGAGGAACATGGAGCGGGTCGAGTTGAAGCATAATGAGATGACAAAGCAGAGTATAGCTGATAGCATTAAGCATACCGTAGCGCGGAAAATGGTGGTTGGGGGACCGGGATTCAGATCGCCATCGCCTACCGCGGGAAATTCGAAACCACAGGCCGAGTTCTTGCAACCTTCTAGTGGACCCGCTTCCAACTACGTCAG TTACAGTGTGACTGAGGATGGAAGGAGCGTCTGCGGCATTTGCAACAAGGTGTTCAGCAAACCTAGTCAGTTACGGTTGCATATCAACATTCACTATTTCGAGAGACCGTTTAGGTGTGAGAGCTGCGCGGTTTCTTTCCGAACCAAAGGTCACTTGACGAAGCACGAACGATCTGTTTCTCATCACAACAAG GTCAGCATGACTTCAACCTTCGGAGCAGCGACTACCAGCAATCCTAGGCCGTTCAAGTGCACCGATTGCAAGATTGCATTCAGGATACACGGCCACTTGGCGAAGCACCTCCGAAGCAAGATGCATATTATGAAATTAGAGTGTTTAGGGAAATTACCGTTTGGAACGTATGCCGAGATGGAGAGGTCTGGCGTCAATTTGAACGACATTGATACTACTGACTGTGATAATAGTCTTACTAGTCTTCAG ATGCTGGCTCAAAGACTCTGTGAAAAAGATCCCAGCAAAATCGGGCAGTGGGACTCAGAGGCGCTTCCCAGCCAAGCCATAAGCGGAGGAGAGACCTCATCGGACGAGGGTGAACCCATACCACAGCACGCAATGCATCCATGCCCTGCGAAAGCGACCACAGACGCAGACATGTCTCGACCATATCATGTGCCAATCGCTAACGAGGATCCAAAGTCTGATGTCCATTTGGGGAATCCTCAGTTCACTCAGCTGGGTTGCGAGTACAACGCAAAGGAGAGGCCCATGGAGCCTGTGTTCCCTATGGAAGACACCAGACTGGACGAGAACGCGCAACCGTTCAAGTGCCAAATCTGCACAGTGTCCATGCGTAGCATGAATGAGTTCCAAGTACACTGTTTCGTTGAACACAATATCGAATCGGACTCTAGTACAAATATACACAGGGACAAGTGCACGGAGAAGGAAAATACTCAGCAGGAGCCTACAGGCAAGGAGGATCACAGTAGACAAAAAACAGACGACACGTAG